Proteins from one Gossypium raimondii isolate GPD5lz chromosome 8, ASM2569854v1, whole genome shotgun sequence genomic window:
- the LOC105792057 gene encoding formyltetrahydrofolate deformylase 2, mitochondrial: MALTRRISSSIPHYFGFAERSFKSYKLPGGPSSSSSLTHGIHVFHCPDQVGIVAKLSERIASRGGNILGADIFVPEKKNVFYSRNEFLFDPVKWPREQMDEDFLNLSKLFSATRSVVRVPDLDPKFKIGILASKQDHCLVDLLHRWQEGRLPVEITCVISNHERGPNTHVIRFLERNNIPYHYLNTTKENKREGEMLELVLDTDFLVLARYMQILSGNFLRTYGKDVINIHHGLLPSFKGGNPSKQAFDAGVKLIGATSHFVTEELDSGPIIEQMVERVSHRDNLESFVQKSENLERQCLAKAMRSYCELRVLPYEENRTVVF; the protein is encoded by the exons ATGGCACTCACAAGACGAATCTCATCAAGCATTCCCCATTATTTTGGATTTGCAGAGAGGTCTTTCAAATCTTACAAATTACCCGGAGgtccctcttcttcttcctctctaACCCATGGCATCCACGTCTTCCACTGCCCC gaCCAAGTTGGGATAGTTGCAAAGCTATCAGAACGCATAGCTTCAAGAGGAGGAAACATACTTGGGGCCGATATTTTTGTCCCTGAAAAAAAGAACGTCTTTTATTCCAGAAA TGAGTTTCTTTTTGACCCTGTCAAATGGCCTCGGGAGCAAATGGATGAAGACTTCCTAAATCTTTCAAAACTGTTCAGCGCTACGAGATCCGTTGTCAGGGTCCCTGATCTTGATCCCAAGTTTAAAATTGGTATCCTTGCTTCAAAACAG GACCATTGCCTGGTAGATTTGCTACACCGATGGCAGGAGGGAAGACTTCCAGTTGAAATTACTTGTGTGATAAG TAATCATGAAAGAGGCCCAAACACTCATGTGATACGCTTTCTTGAAAGGAATAATATTCCATATCATTATTTGAACACCACAAAAGAGAACAAAAGAGAAGGGGAGATGTTAGAGTTAGTTCTAGATACTGATTTTCTGGTACTTGCCAGGTATATGCAG ATTTTATCTGGTAATTTTTTGAGGACATACGGGAAGGATGTAATTAACATTCACCATGGCCTTTTGCCATCATTTAAGGGTGGAAATCCATCCAAACAG GCTTTTGATGCGGGTGTGAAATTAATTGGTGCGACAAGTCACTTTGTGACTGAAGAACTTGATTCGGGGCCTATTATTGAACAAatg GTTGAAAGAGTTTCTCACAGAGACAATTTGGAGAGTTTTGTGCAAAAATCAGAGAACCTCGAGAGGCAATGCCTTGCAAAAGCTATGAGATCATACTGTGAACTGCGAGTGTTGCCATACGAGGAAAACAGGACTGTTGTATTTTAA
- the LOC105792059 gene encoding probable aquaporin TIP-type RB7-5A, whose translation MVKLAFGSFGDSFSVGSLKAYLAEFIATLLFVFAGVGSAIAYGKLTADAALDPAGLVAVAVAHAFALFVGVSIAANISGGHLNPAVTFGLAVGGNITILTAIFYWIAQCFGSIVACLLLQFVTNGLSVPAHGVASGMTAVEGMVMEIVITFALVYTVYATAADPKKGSLGTIAPIAIGFIVGANILAAGPFSGGSMNPARSFGPAVVSGNLSGNWIYWVGPLIGGGLAGLIYGDIFIGSYSSVPVSGDYA comes from the exons ATGGTTAAGTTAGCTTTTGGTAGCTTTGGTGATTCTTTCAGTGTCGGGTCCCTCAAGGCTTATTTGGCTGAATTCATTGCCACCTTGCTTTTTGTCTTTGCTGGTGTTGGATCGGCTATTGCTTATG gtAAGCTCACTGCCGATGCAGCTCTAGACCCAGCGGGTTTAGTGGCTGTAGCAGTGGCTCATGCATTTGCCCTCTTCGTTGGGGTGTCCATTGCAGCCAACATCTCAGGTGGTCATTTGAATCCCGCCGTCACCTTTGGGTTAGCTGTTGGAGGCAACATCACCATCTTAACTGCTATTTTCTACTGGATTGCTCAATGCTTTGGCTCCATTGTTGCTTGCCTTCTTCTCCAGTTTGTCACCAATGGCTTG AGCGTCCCAGCCCACGGCGTTGCTTCAGGAATGACGGCTGTGGAAGGCATGGTGATGGAGATTGTGATTACATTTGCACTCGTCTACACCGTTTATGCCACGGCAGCTGACCCAAAGAAGGGTTCTCTAGGAACAATTGCACCTATTGCAATTGGTTTCATTGTGGGTGCTAACATTTTAGCCGCTGGTCCATTTAGTGGTGGTTCAATGAACCCAGCCCGTTCTTTTGGACCAGCTGTGGTTAGTGGGAACTTGTCTGGTAACTGGATCTATTGGGTTGGCCCATTGATTGGAGGAGGGTTAGCTGGGCTGATTTATGGTGACATTTTCATTGGGTCATACTCCTCAGTACCAGTTTCCGGAGATTATGCTTAA
- the LOC105792055 gene encoding VAN3-binding protein: METGFYSDWKTGCLLGLENVEEYGVLKAASSLPAIPQPQTPKEPMEFLSRSWSLSASELSKALSQKQKQFEFDHNPSSFPDTIVAPQIAGKVLNSIHARKSGSIGKWFQHHKELGTNTVKKKDKIRAENARVHSAVSVAGLAAGLAALAAAGKPNGTTTGSKMSTALASATQLLASHCIELAELAGADNDRVGSVVKSAVDIQTAGDLMTLTAAAATALRGEAAVRARLPKEAKKNAAISPYERTMTEAYWSPDFLTQMKEPNPPCEGELLQHTRKGVLRWKRVNVYINKKSQVMIKLKSKHVGGAFSKNNKCIVYGVCDETSAWPYRKERETCEELYFGLKTGQGLIEFKCKSKIHKQKWVDGIQNLLRQVSYAKAAELSLEPLSIDNTI, from the exons ATGGAAACTGGGTTTTATTCAGATTGGAAGACTGGTTGTTTGCTCGGGTTAGAGAATGTAGAAGAGTATGGAGTGCTTAAAGCAGCATCGTCTTTACCAGCTATCCCTCAGCCACAAACACCAAAGGAGCCTATGGAGTTTTTGTCTAGATCATGGTCCTTATCTGCATCTGAACTTTCCAAAGCCCTTTCTCAGAAACAGAAACAGTTCGAGTTCGATCATAATCCAAGTTCATTTCCAGACACTATTGTTGCACCTCAAATT GCTGGGAAAGTCTTGAATTCGATTCATGCTCGAAAAAGTGGATCGATTGGGAAATGGTTTCAACACCACAAGGAGTTAGGCACCAACacagtgaagaagaaagataagATACGTGCGGAAAATGCTCGGGTGCACTCTGCTGTTTCGGTTGCAGGACTAGCTGCAGGTTTGGCAGCTTTAGCCGCAGCCGGAAAGCCCAATGGGACAACCACAGGCTCAAAGATGAGCACGGCATTGGCATCTGCAACTCAACTTTTGGCATCACATTGCATTGAATTAGCTGAACTAGCCGGGGCTGATAATGATCGTGTTGGTTCTGTTGTTAAATCAGCCGTTGATATTCAAACTGCTGGTGATCTGATGACTCTCACAGCAGCAGCTGCAACAG CTTTGAGAGGAGAAGCAGCTGTGAGAGCCAGATTGCcaaaagaagcaaagaaaaacgCAGCCATAAGTCCTTACGAGAGGACCATGACAGAAGCTTATTGGTCTCCTGATTTTCTTACTCAAATGAAGGAGCCAAATCCTCCTTGTGAGGGTGAACTATTGCAGCACACACGAAAAGGTGTACTGAGATGGAAACGGGTCAACGTCTACATCAACAAGAAATCTCAG GTCATGATTAAGCTAAAAAGCAAACACGTTGGAGGGGCATTTTCTAAGAATAATAAAT GCATTGTTTATGGAGTTTGTGATGAGACCTCTGCATGGCCATATAGAAAAGAGAGGGAAACCTGTGAGGAACTCTATTTCGGTCTCAAGACAGGACAAGGTCTTATAGAATTCAAGTGTAAAAGCAAGATTCATAAGCAGAAATGGGTCGATGGGATTCAAAATCTTCTCCGGCAAGTCAGCTATGCCAAAGCAGCTGAGCTTTCTCTCGAACCTTTGAGTATCGACAATACCATATAG